In one window of Cellulophaga sp. HaHa_2_95 DNA:
- the dut gene encoding dUTP diphosphatase — protein MEIKILNKSNHELPHYETGASAGMDLRAFIPEAITIAPLERIIVKTGLFIELPVGYEAQVRPRSGLAAKKGVTVLNAPGTIDADYRGEIGVILVNLSNEVFTVENGERIAQLVIAKHERATWKLAEELSETKRGEGGFGSTGVK, from the coding sequence ATGGAAATAAAAATACTTAACAAATCTAATCACGAGTTGCCACATTATGAAACTGGGGCTTCTGCCGGTATGGACCTTCGTGCTTTTATACCTGAAGCGATTACCATTGCGCCTTTAGAACGTATAATTGTAAAAACAGGATTATTTATAGAACTTCCTGTTGGTTATGAAGCTCAAGTTAGACCACGAAGTGGTTTGGCTGCAAAAAAAGGAGTAACTGTTTTAAACGCTCCCGGAACCATTGATGCCGATTATAGAGGTGAAATAGGTGTCATACTCGTTAATCTTTCCAATGAAGTTTTTACTGTAGAAAATGGAGAGCGTATTGCACAATTAGTTATTGCTAAGCATGAGCGTGCCACATGGAAACTCGCTGAAGAATTATCTGAAACCAAGCGTGGTGAAGGCGGGTTTGGAAGTACTGGCGTAAAATAA